In Halorubellus sp. JP-L1, one DNA window encodes the following:
- the fen gene encoding flap endonuclease-1 has protein sequence MGNADLRDLATIEEVPWESVDPGVVAVDAHNWLYRYLTTTVRFTNESVYTTAAGDEVANLIGIVQGLPKFFEHDLTPVFVFDGGPSELKADEIAQRREAREELEDQLEDAREEGDVAEIARLDSATQRLTDVIQETSRELLSLLDVPVVEAPAEGEAQAAHMAARGDADYVGTEDYDALLFGAPVTLRQLTSKGNPERMSLQRTLDDLGLTREQLVDVAILCGTDFNDGVRGYGPKTALSAVREHGDLWTVMEAEDVVVENADLVRELFFDPNVTDDYAFDATITPDVEAAKAYVTDEWEVPADEVARGFERIDDGLTQTGLDDWT, from the coding sequence ATGGGCAATGCAGACCTGCGCGACCTCGCGACCATCGAGGAGGTCCCCTGGGAGTCCGTGGACCCGGGCGTGGTGGCGGTGGACGCGCACAACTGGCTGTACCGGTACCTGACAACGACGGTGCGGTTCACGAACGAGTCCGTGTACACGACCGCGGCCGGCGACGAGGTCGCGAACTTGATCGGGATCGTGCAGGGCCTCCCGAAGTTCTTCGAGCACGACCTGACGCCCGTGTTCGTGTTCGACGGCGGCCCGTCGGAGCTGAAGGCGGACGAGATCGCCCAGCGCCGCGAGGCACGCGAGGAGCTCGAGGACCAACTTGAGGACGCTCGCGAGGAAGGTGACGTCGCGGAGATCGCGCGCCTGGACTCGGCGACGCAGCGGCTCACGGACGTCATCCAGGAGACGAGCCGAGAGCTCCTCTCCCTGCTCGACGTCCCCGTGGTCGAAGCGCCCGCGGAGGGCGAGGCGCAGGCCGCGCACATGGCGGCTCGCGGGGACGCGGACTACGTCGGGACCGAGGACTACGACGCGCTCCTGTTCGGCGCGCCCGTGACGCTCCGCCAGCTCACGAGCAAGGGAAACCCCGAACGCATGAGCCTCCAGCGGACGCTCGACGACCTCGGGCTGACGCGCGAACAGCTCGTCGACGTCGCCATCCTCTGCGGGACCGACTTCAACGACGGCGTCCGCGGGTACGGCCCGAAGACCGCGCTGTCGGCCGTCCGCGAGCACGGCGACCTCTGGACAGTCATGGAGGCCGAGGACGTCGTCGTCGAGAACGCAGACCTCGTCCGCGAGCTGTTCTTCGACCCGAACGTCACCGACGACTACGCGTTCGACGCGACGATCACGCCCGACGTCGAGGCCGCGAAGGCGTACGTCACCGACGAGTGGGAGGTGCCCGCCGACGAGGTCGCACGCGGGTTCGAACGCATCGACGACGGCCTCACGCAGACCGGGCTCGACGACTGGACCTGA
- a CDS encoding SDR family oxidoreductase, whose protein sequence is MEAATTGRVVVLTGANEGIGRGMLATLLEDGYRVAALDVDTSNLDAFADQYGQQLRVYECDVTSDEDVESSVADVMDAWGRIDVLVNNAAIFEFGLVRDRSLSDTREEFEVNVFGPLRLVHAVLPHMRERGEGKIHFVSSGVGRVGNPGLTGYGATKGALEAYARSLRLELQLESVTCTVMHPALARTRSAVELGYPESTMDDPADVGRKLARKLESTKPVVYADWKTRIGLAVAERFPGLVKRGTRRFLDAPPTPDGATSGAGSESRTAEDESATSALHPDDESAT, encoded by the coding sequence ATGGAAGCAGCAACGACGGGCCGAGTGGTCGTCCTCACGGGCGCGAACGAGGGCATCGGCCGCGGGATGCTCGCGACGCTCCTCGAGGACGGGTACCGGGTCGCGGCGCTCGACGTCGACACGTCGAACCTCGACGCGTTCGCCGACCAGTACGGCCAGCAACTCCGCGTCTACGAGTGCGACGTGACGAGCGACGAGGACGTCGAGTCGAGCGTCGCGGACGTCATGGACGCCTGGGGACGCATCGACGTGCTCGTGAACAACGCCGCGATATTCGAGTTCGGCCTGGTCCGCGACCGGTCGCTCTCGGACACCCGCGAGGAGTTCGAGGTGAACGTATTCGGGCCGCTCCGGCTCGTCCACGCCGTCCTCCCGCACATGCGCGAGCGCGGCGAGGGCAAGATCCACTTCGTGAGTTCGGGCGTCGGGCGCGTCGGGAACCCCGGACTCACGGGGTACGGGGCGACGAAGGGTGCGCTGGAGGCGTACGCGCGCTCGCTCCGCCTCGAGCTCCAGCTCGAGTCCGTCACGTGCACCGTGATGCATCCCGCGCTCGCGCGGACGCGAAGCGCCGTCGAGCTCGGGTACCCCGAATCCACGATGGACGACCCGGCCGACGTCGGGCGGAAGCTCGCGCGGAAGCTGGAGTCGACGAAGCCGGTCGTCTACGCCGACTGGAAGACGCGCATCGGTCTCGCGGTCGCCGAGCGGTTCCCCGGTCTCGTGAAGCGGGGGACGCGGCGGTTCCTCGACGCGCCGCCGACTCCGGACGGCGCGACGAGTGGAGCGGGGTCGGAGTCGCGTACGGCCGAAGACGAGTCCGCTACGAGTGCGCTTCATCCCGACGACGAGTCGGCGACCTGA
- a CDS encoding cystathionine gamma-synthase, which yields MDDDDAFRFETRSIHAGQAPDPETGALMTPIHANSTYEQDAPGEHRGYEYSRTGNPTRTDLEANLASLEGGEYGRCFSSGMGSINTVLNLLESGDHVVTGEDVYGGTHRIFTQVYEKYDVEFSFVDMTDVDEIDAAMQENTELLWLETPTNPLMSIVDVEAASDVAHDYDAICAIDNTFATPYLQRPLEHGADVVSHSLTKYLGGHSDVVGGALVTDDPDLDEQFGFYQNSVGATPGPFECFLVLRGTKSLPVRMDRHCENARDLASWLDDHDRVDTVYYPGLESHPGHDVAARQMDDFGGMLSFELDASLEATSEFVSSTQVFTLAESLGGVESLIEQPAPMTHAAIPREERIAAGLTDGLVRASVGIEHVEDLKADLQQAMEYALE from the coding sequence ATGGACGACGACGACGCGTTCCGGTTCGAGACGCGGAGCATCCACGCCGGCCAGGCGCCCGACCCGGAGACGGGCGCGCTGATGACGCCGATCCACGCTAACTCGACGTACGAGCAGGACGCGCCCGGCGAGCACCGCGGGTACGAGTACTCCCGCACCGGGAACCCCACGCGTACCGATTTGGAGGCGAACCTCGCCAGTCTGGAGGGCGGCGAGTACGGCCGCTGTTTCTCCTCGGGGATGGGCTCGATCAATACGGTCCTGAACCTCCTCGAATCCGGTGACCACGTCGTCACGGGCGAGGACGTCTACGGGGGCACGCACCGCATCTTCACGCAGGTGTACGAGAAGTACGACGTCGAGTTCAGTTTCGTCGACATGACCGACGTCGACGAGATCGACGCCGCCATGCAGGAGAACACCGAGTTGCTGTGGCTGGAGACGCCGACGAATCCCCTGATGAGTATCGTGGACGTCGAGGCCGCGAGCGACGTCGCGCACGACTACGACGCCATCTGCGCGATCGACAACACGTTCGCGACGCCGTACCTCCAGCGGCCGCTCGAGCACGGCGCGGACGTCGTCTCGCACTCGCTGACGAAGTACCTCGGCGGGCACTCGGACGTCGTCGGCGGCGCGCTCGTCACGGACGACCCCGACCTCGACGAGCAGTTCGGGTTCTACCAGAACTCGGTGGGGGCGACGCCCGGGCCGTTCGAGTGCTTCCTCGTCCTCCGCGGCACCAAGTCGCTCCCGGTGCGGATGGACCGCCACTGCGAGAACGCGCGCGACCTTGCTTCGTGGCTCGACGACCACGACCGCGTCGACACCGTCTACTATCCCGGCCTCGAGAGCCACCCCGGCCACGACGTCGCCGCGCGCCAGATGGACGACTTCGGCGGGATGCTCTCCTTCGAACTCGACGCCTCGCTGGAGGCGACGAGCGAGTTCGTCTCCTCGACGCAGGTGTTCACGCTCGCCGAGAGCCTCGGCGGCGTCGAGTCCCTGATCGAACAGCCCGCGCCGATGACTCACGCCGCCATCCCGCGCGAGGAGCGGATCGCGGCCGGCCTCACCGACGGCCTCGTGCGTGCGAGCGTCGGCATCGAGCACGTCGAGGACCTCAAGGCCGACCTCCAGCAGGCGATGGAGTACGCGCTCGAGTAG
- a CDS encoding bacterio-opsin activator domain-containing protein, with product MADSVETTTDLVDVLDAVPGVLAVQTGEEFAAVADELAAAVGTPVEDLAGARWETVLAVEDPEALARGERTPVAAAREDGSWTGPLLANDGEDDAARTVTLRATEGNDVVWTRADRPEDVADADADEERGTAEDGPAGSPDLAQPAPGVASGDAPADELARANNIIGTVLDGVYALDGDLRFTFVNEALARMFGTTKQELLGTPVKELFANEDEIALADDIRERVVEGDTSTGTVKADVQTPAGPRTLESNYRLYPEPDGEYRGSVGVIRDVTDREHRERALERRRDELETLDHINELLLETTRELVASANRDAVERRVCEQLASSDRYEFAWVGERSIDGERIVPRTSAGDDDGYLDAITVPAHDSETDCGPSGRAVRTGAVQVGTVDDGAFEPWQDAAAERGFGSVAAVPLHYDDTVYGVLSVYAADADAFTEREQAGFDVLGRTVGFVIHAVKSQQLLNAESAVELEFRHDDPGPVPARLSDALACTLELDGYVPAGSEWVLYFAVADATPEAVVAAAEGVERVAAASVVSDAADRKRVQLRLTDSSFFDTVSDAGAAVTGEVATDGAGYVTVELPAGADVRSVTGLIRREHPTLELAARRERDRSMDDTAPADGPLSELTDRQRQSLRAAYHAGYFRWPRESTAEEVADSLDVAAPTLHGHIRKAERAVFDALFESSRTEN from the coding sequence ATGGCCGATTCGGTGGAGACGACGACCGACCTCGTGGACGTCCTCGACGCCGTCCCCGGCGTGCTCGCCGTGCAGACCGGGGAGGAGTTCGCCGCCGTCGCGGACGAACTCGCGGCGGCGGTCGGGACGCCCGTCGAGGACCTCGCCGGCGCTCGCTGGGAGACGGTCCTCGCGGTCGAGGACCCCGAGGCGCTGGCGCGCGGCGAACGGACGCCCGTCGCCGCCGCACGCGAGGACGGCTCCTGGACGGGGCCACTGCTCGCTAACGACGGGGAGGACGACGCCGCCCGGACGGTGACGCTGCGGGCGACGGAGGGGAACGACGTCGTCTGGACGCGCGCCGACCGTCCCGAAGACGTCGCCGACGCCGACGCGGACGAGGAGCGCGGGACGGCAGAGGACGGTCCCGCCGGCTCGCCCGACCTCGCGCAGCCGGCTCCGGGGGTGGCGTCCGGCGACGCCCCAGCAGACGAACTGGCGCGAGCGAACAACATCATCGGGACCGTCCTCGACGGCGTATACGCGCTCGACGGCGACCTCCGCTTTACGTTCGTGAACGAAGCGCTCGCGAGGATGTTCGGGACGACCAAGCAAGAGCTCCTTGGAACGCCCGTGAAGGAGTTGTTCGCGAACGAGGACGAGATCGCGCTCGCGGACGACATCCGCGAGCGCGTCGTCGAGGGCGACACCAGTACCGGGACCGTTAAGGCCGACGTTCAGACGCCAGCGGGGCCGCGGACGCTCGAGTCGAACTACCGGCTCTACCCCGAGCCCGACGGCGAGTACCGCGGGAGCGTCGGCGTCATCCGCGACGTAACCGACCGCGAGCACCGCGAGCGCGCGCTGGAGCGTCGACGCGACGAACTCGAGACCCTCGACCACATCAACGAACTGCTCCTGGAGACGACGCGAGAGCTCGTTGCGTCCGCGAATCGCGACGCCGTCGAGCGCCGCGTCTGCGAGCAACTGGCGTCGAGCGACCGCTACGAGTTCGCGTGGGTCGGCGAGCGGTCGATCGACGGCGAACGCATCGTCCCGCGGACGTCCGCGGGCGACGACGACGGCTACCTGGACGCGATCACGGTGCCCGCCCACGACAGCGAAACGGATTGCGGCCCCAGTGGGCGAGCGGTCCGCACGGGAGCGGTCCAGGTCGGGACCGTCGACGACGGCGCGTTCGAGCCGTGGCAGGACGCGGCGGCCGAGCGCGGGTTCGGCTCGGTCGCGGCGGTCCCGCTCCACTACGACGACACCGTGTACGGCGTCCTCTCGGTGTACGCCGCGGACGCCGACGCGTTCACAGAGCGCGAGCAGGCCGGGTTCGACGTCCTCGGACGGACCGTCGGGTTCGTCATTCACGCCGTCAAGAGCCAGCAGCTCCTGAACGCGGAGTCAGCGGTGGAACTCGAGTTCCGGCACGACGACCCCGGACCCGTGCCCGCCAGGCTCTCGGACGCGCTCGCGTGCACGCTCGAACTCGACGGGTACGTGCCCGCCGGGTCGGAGTGGGTGCTGTACTTCGCGGTCGCGGACGCGACCCCTGAGGCGGTCGTGGCCGCTGCCGAGGGCGTGGAGCGGGTCGCGGCGGCGTCGGTCGTGAGCGACGCCGCCGACCGGAAGCGCGTGCAACTGCGGCTGACCGACTCGTCGTTCTTTGATACGGTGTCGGACGCGGGTGCAGCGGTCACGGGCGAAGTCGCCACGGACGGCGCCGGGTACGTGACCGTCGAACTGCCGGCGGGCGCGGACGTCCGGAGCGTCACGGGCCTGATCCGCCGCGAGCACCCGACGCTCGAGCTGGCCGCGCGGCGCGAACGCGACCGGTCGATGGACGATACGGCGCCAGCGGACGGCCCGTTGAGCGAGTTGACCGACCGCCAGCGGCAGTCGCTCCGGGCGGCGTACCACGCGGGCTACTTCCGGTGGCCGCGCGAGAGCACCGCCGAGGAGGTTGCCGACTCGCTGGACGTCGCGGCGCCGACGCTCCACGGGCACATCAGGAAGGCCGAACGCGCGGTCTTCGACGCGCTGTTCGAGTCGAGTCGCACGGAGAACTGA
- a CDS encoding acyl-CoA thioesterase, with translation MPTLMDTHIRNRHIVNPNDANILETAHGGNVMMWMDEVGAMSAMRFAGHQVVTARMDQTNFRRPIPQGDAALVEAYVYDAGRTSVKVRVKVFRENLRTGETELTTESYMVFVAIDEDGDPVEVPNLTVESDQGERLRTAALEGDNGNAED, from the coding sequence ATGCCCACGCTGATGGACACGCACATCCGGAACCGGCACATCGTGAACCCGAACGACGCGAACATCCTGGAGACCGCTCACGGGGGGAACGTGATGATGTGGATGGACGAGGTCGGGGCGATGAGTGCGATGCGATTCGCCGGCCATCAGGTCGTGACCGCGCGCATGGACCAGACGAACTTCCGGCGACCGATCCCGCAGGGCGACGCGGCGCTCGTCGAGGCGTACGTGTACGACGCGGGCCGGACGAGCGTGAAGGTGCGCGTGAAGGTGTTCCGCGAGAACCTCCGCACCGGCGAGACCGAACTCACGACGGAGAGCTACATGGTGTTCGTCGCGATCGACGAGGACGGCGATCCCGTCGAGGTCCCGAATCTGACGGTCGAGTCCGACCAGGGCGAGCGCCTGCGGACTGCGGCGCTCGAGGGCGACAACGGGAACGCCGAGGACTGA
- a CDS encoding S66 peptidase family protein produces MPDFVTPPPVEPGDKVAVIAPASTNPKFASHVYELGLQRMRDVFDLEPVEYPTATADPESLADDPEARAEDVMDAFRDPEISAVVANIGGHDQITVLPHLDPEVLRDNPTRFYGWSDNTNLHTVLWNQGVVSYYGGSTLLEYAMDGEMFDYTVEYLGRALFDESIGDWEEADVFTDEAGDWENPDALEERRDIEESDGRTWRGGENAVSGRIWGGCYEVLVEQFLADRYLPDERDLDGAVLALETAEGIPDPEYVKANLRALGERGLLQRFDGVLVGRAAARSHVEDNPPEWRADYRERQRDAITSVFERYNPDAPVVFDCEFGHTYPTCPIPIGGEVEIDPGTETIRLP; encoded by the coding sequence ATGCCCGACTTCGTCACGCCGCCGCCGGTCGAACCCGGCGACAAGGTCGCGGTGATCGCACCCGCGTCGACGAACCCCAAATTCGCCAGTCACGTCTACGAACTCGGCCTGCAGCGGATGCGAGACGTCTTCGACCTCGAGCCCGTCGAGTACCCGACCGCGACCGCCGACCCCGAGTCCCTCGCCGACGACCCCGAGGCGCGCGCCGAGGACGTCATGGACGCGTTCAGGGACCCCGAGATATCGGCCGTCGTCGCGAACATCGGCGGCCACGACCAGATCACGGTCCTCCCGCACCTCGACCCCGAGGTCCTCCGCGACAACCCGACGCGGTTCTACGGGTGGTCGGACAACACGAACCTCCACACCGTCCTCTGGAACCAGGGCGTCGTCTCGTACTACGGCGGGTCGACGCTCCTCGAGTACGCGATGGACGGCGAGATGTTCGACTACACCGTCGAGTACCTCGGTCGCGCGCTCTTCGACGAGTCCATCGGCGACTGGGAGGAAGCGGACGTCTTCACCGACGAGGCCGGCGACTGGGAGAACCCCGACGCGCTCGAGGAGCGCCGCGACATCGAGGAGAGCGACGGTCGCACGTGGCGCGGCGGCGAGAATGCGGTGTCCGGTCGGATCTGGGGCGGCTGCTACGAGGTGCTCGTCGAGCAGTTCCTCGCCGACCGCTACCTCCCCGACGAGCGCGACCTCGACGGCGCCGTGCTCGCGCTGGAGACCGCAGAGGGCATCCCCGACCCAGAGTACGTGAAGGCGAACCTCCGCGCGCTCGGCGAACGCGGCCTCCTCCAGCGCTTCGACGGCGTCCTCGTCGGTCGCGCCGCCGCCCGCAGTCACGTCGAGGACAACCCGCCGGAGTGGCGCGCCGACTACCGCGAACGCCAACGCGACGCCATCACGAGCGTCTTCGAGCGCTACAACCCCGACGCACCGGTCGTCTTCGACTGCGAGTTCGGCCACACGTACCCGACCTGCCCGATTCCCATCGGCGGGGAGGTCGAGATCGATCCCGGGACGGAGACGATCCGACTTCCGTGA
- a CDS encoding ferritin-like domain-containing protein — protein sequence MADQEVVRLLKKAYQDEIETVMNYQTNAIVLDGVRAEEIKESLQTDVQEELGHSRQLGERLKQLDEAPPGSAEFESTQDSLQPPEDSTNVIQVIEGVLEAEEDAISTYRALVDAAEENDDPVTEDLAVTILADEEAHRSEFRGFRKEYKQD from the coding sequence ATGGCAGATCAGGAAGTCGTTCGACTCCTCAAGAAGGCGTACCAGGACGAGATCGAGACCGTGATGAACTATCAGACGAACGCGATCGTCCTCGACGGCGTGCGCGCCGAGGAGATCAAGGAGAGCCTCCAGACGGACGTCCAGGAGGAGCTCGGGCACTCCCGGCAGCTCGGCGAGCGCCTGAAGCAACTCGACGAGGCGCCGCCGGGGAGCGCGGAGTTCGAGTCGACACAGGATAGCCTCCAGCCGCCGGAGGACTCGACGAACGTCATCCAGGTCATCGAGGGCGTGCTCGAGGCCGAGGAGGACGCCATCTCGACGTACCGCGCGCTCGTCGACGCCGCCGAGGAGAACGACGATCCCGTCACCGAGGACCTCGCCGTCACGATCCTCGCGGACGAGGAGGCCCACCGGAGCGAGTTCCGCGGGTTCCGCAAGGAGTACAAGCAGGACTGA
- a CDS encoding LeuA family protein, translated as MTPVRAIEFFKGTLDATTEIDAARVFDTTLRDGEQSPRTSFSYQDKREIAAALDEMGTHVIEAGFPVNSDAEFEAVRDIANATTAETCGLARVVDEDVEAALDAGVDIVHVFASTSDVQIEDSMHSTREDVKQRSIEAVERVAETGTSVMFSPMDATRTDEDYLIEMIEAVTDVGVDWINIPDTCGVATPSRFGDLIEVVDAHTTARIDVHTHDDFGLATANAIAGIEAGADQAQVSVNSIGERAGNAAYEEFVMAIESLYQVDTGIDTTGITKLSKLVEAKSGIDVPGNKPVVGSNAFSHESGIHAAGVIENSDTFEPGVMTPQMVGATRELVMGKHTGTHSVRERLRDAGFDPTEDEVRAVTRRVKDRGADDERVTMQDVERFAIDVGVAREDEEVRA; from the coding sequence CTGACACCAGTCAGGGCGATCGAGTTCTTCAAGGGCACTTTGGACGCTACGACTGAGATCGACGCCGCGCGCGTCTTCGACACGACGCTGCGCGACGGTGAACAGAGTCCGCGGACCTCCTTCAGTTACCAGGACAAGCGCGAGATAGCAGCGGCGCTCGACGAGATGGGCACCCACGTCATCGAGGCCGGGTTCCCCGTGAACTCCGACGCGGAGTTCGAGGCCGTCCGCGACATCGCCAACGCGACCACCGCAGAGACCTGTGGGCTGGCGAGAGTCGTCGACGAGGACGTCGAGGCCGCACTGGACGCCGGCGTGGACATCGTCCACGTGTTCGCGAGCACGAGCGACGTCCAGATCGAGGATTCGATGCATTCGACGCGCGAGGACGTCAAGCAGCGCTCGATCGAGGCGGTCGAGCGCGTCGCCGAGACCGGCACGAGCGTGATGTTCTCGCCGATGGACGCGACCAGGACCGACGAGGACTACCTGATCGAGATGATCGAGGCCGTCACCGACGTCGGCGTCGACTGGATCAACATCCCCGACACGTGCGGGGTCGCCACGCCCTCGCGGTTCGGTGACCTCATCGAGGTCGTCGACGCGCACACGACCGCGCGCATCGACGTGCACACGCACGACGACTTCGGGCTGGCGACCGCGAACGCCATCGCCGGGATCGAGGCGGGCGCGGACCAGGCGCAGGTGAGCGTGAACTCCATCGGAGAGCGCGCCGGGAACGCCGCCTACGAGGAGTTCGTGATGGCGATCGAGTCCCTGTACCAGGTCGACACCGGGATCGACACGACCGGCATCACGAAGCTGTCGAAGCTCGTGGAGGCGAAGTCCGGGATCGACGTCCCCGGGAACAAGCCGGTCGTCGGCTCGAACGCGTTCAGTCACGAGTCCGGCATCCACGCCGCCGGCGTCATCGAGAACTCGGACACGTTCGAGCCGGGCGTCATGACGCCTCAGATGGTCGGCGCGACCCGCGAGCTCGTGATGGGCAAGCACACGGGGACGCACAGCGTCCGCGAGCGCTTGCGCGACGCCGGGTTCGACCCGACCGAGGACGAAGTGCGGGCCGTGACGCGGCGCGTCAAGGACCGCGGTGCGGACGACGAGCGCGTGACGATGCAGGACGTCGAGCGGTTCGCGATCGACGTCGGCGTCGCGCGAGAGGACGAGGAGGTTCGCGCGTGA
- the ilvB gene encoding biosynthetic-type acetolactate synthase large subunit, with translation MSEPVQPATETGATDADATDADAEPTETEPPAEGAETAETEPSSEDADAPAPVRTGAQSVVRSLENAGVEHLFGVQGGAIMPVYDAVYDSEMTHYMMAHEQAAAHAADAYGIVSGTPGVCLATSGPGATNLVTGIADANMDSDPMIALTGQVPTEFVGNDAFQETDTTGVTAPITKDNTFASSSDRVGDDVGEAFALAGSGRPGPTLVDLPKDVTNGDTDQEPGSPTLPDTYHVQERAPAEDVADAARTVEESNQPVLLVGGGVVKGEATEEARAFATEYEIPVVTTMPALGSFPEDHELSLEMGGMHGTGYANMALTHTDCLIAVGCRFDDRLTGGIETFAPDAEVVHVDIDPAEISKNIEADHPLVGDAATVLDQLDAAMESAPKATKWRATCKQWQSEYPMEYAAPEDEPVKPQFVVEAYDAATGDDAIVTTGVGQHQMWAAQYWTYTEPRTWVSSHGLGTMGYGLPAAIGARIAADADGNEDAAVIAFEGDGSFLMTMQELAVAVRENLDVTVAVLNNEYIGMVRQWQDAFFDGRHSASDYGWCPDFAKLAEAFGAKGIAVEAYDEVADAVEESVNYDGPAVVDFRVDPAENVYPMVPSGGDNGQFALAEDQL, from the coding sequence GTGAGCGAGCCGGTGCAGCCCGCCACGGAGACGGGCGCGACCGACGCTGACGCCACCGACGCGGACGCCGAGCCGACCGAGACGGAACCGCCGGCCGAGGGCGCGGAGACGGCCGAGACCGAACCGTCGTCCGAGGACGCCGACGCGCCGGCACCGGTCCGGACGGGCGCGCAGTCCGTCGTCCGGTCGCTCGAGAACGCCGGCGTCGAGCACCTGTTCGGCGTCCAGGGCGGCGCCATCATGCCCGTGTACGACGCGGTGTACGACTCGGAGATGACGCACTACATGATGGCGCACGAGCAGGCGGCGGCGCACGCCGCGGACGCGTACGGGATCGTCTCCGGGACGCCCGGGGTCTGCCTGGCGACGTCCGGGCCGGGGGCGACGAACCTCGTCACCGGCATCGCGGACGCGAACATGGACTCCGATCCGATGATCGCGCTGACGGGGCAGGTGCCGACGGAGTTCGTCGGGAACGACGCGTTCCAGGAGACGGACACGACCGGCGTCACCGCACCGATCACGAAGGACAACACGTTCGCGTCGAGCTCGGACCGCGTCGGCGACGACGTCGGCGAGGCGTTCGCGCTCGCCGGCAGCGGCCGACCGGGGCCGACGCTCGTCGACCTCCCGAAGGACGTCACGAACGGCGACACCGACCAGGAGCCGGGGTCGCCTACGCTCCCGGACACGTACCACGTCCAGGAGCGAGCGCCCGCCGAGGACGTCGCGGACGCGGCGCGTACGGTCGAGGAGTCGAACCAGCCGGTGCTCCTCGTCGGCGGTGGCGTCGTCAAGGGCGAGGCCACCGAGGAGGCGCGCGCGTTCGCAACCGAGTACGAGATTCCGGTCGTGACGACGATGCCGGCGCTCGGGTCGTTCCCCGAGGACCACGAGCTGAGCCTCGAGATGGGCGGGATGCACGGCACCGGGTACGCGAACATGGCGTTGACCCACACCGACTGCCTGATCGCGGTCGGGTGCCGGTTCGACGACCGACTCACGGGCGGCATCGAGACGTTCGCGCCCGACGCCGAGGTCGTCCACGTCGACATCGACCCGGCGGAGATCAGCAAGAACATCGAAGCCGATCACCCGCTCGTCGGCGACGCCGCGACCGTCCTCGACCAGCTGGACGCGGCGATGGAGTCCGCGCCGAAGGCGACGAAGTGGCGCGCGACCTGCAAGCAGTGGCAGTCCGAGTACCCGATGGAGTACGCCGCGCCCGAGGACGAGCCCGTGAAGCCGCAGTTCGTCGTCGAGGCGTACGACGCCGCGACCGGCGACGACGCCATCGTGACGACGGGCGTCGGCCAGCACCAGATGTGGGCGGCGCAGTACTGGACGTACACCGAACCTCGCACCTGGGTCTCCAGTCACGGCCTCGGGACGATGGGGTACGGGCTCCCGGCCGCGATCGGCGCGCGCATCGCAGCGGACGCCGACGGCAACGAGGACGCGGCCGTGATCGCGTTCGAGGGCGACGGGTCGTTCCTGATGACGATGCAGGAGCTCGCCGTCGCGGTCCGCGAGAACCTGGACGTCACGGTCGCGGTCCTGAACAACGAGTACATCGGGATGGTCCGTCAGTGGCAGGACGCGTTCTTCGACGGCCGGCACTCGGCGAGCGACTACGGCTGGTGCCCGGACTTCGCGAAGCTCGCGGAGGCGTTCGGCGCGAAGGGCATCGCGGTCGAGGCGTACGACGAGGTCGCGGACGCCGTCGAGGAGTCCGTGAACTACGACGGGCCGGCGGTCGTCGACTTCCGCGTCGACCCGGCGGAGAACGTCTACCCGATGGTTCCCAGCGGCGGGGACAACGGCCAGTTCGCGCTGGCGGAGGACCAGCTATGA